One genomic region from Mangifera indica cultivar Alphonso chromosome 17, CATAS_Mindica_2.1, whole genome shotgun sequence encodes:
- the LOC123199883 gene encoding triphosphate tunnel metalloenzyme 3, which yields MEVEVKLRLKNSTAHHQVKTLLAPFHLKTLHQHNLFFDTPTSSLYSQRTVLRLRFLDKDTRCIVSLKSKASLINGVSRVEEDEEELDPVMAKDCVQNTLKLFDLDSRVVKRVKEEFGVENEMGLVCLGGFENVREVYDWKGLKLEVDETKYEFGISYEVECESEDPEGVKRLLEEYLNENGIEYEYSEKSKFAVFRAGKLP from the coding sequence ATGGAAGTAGAAGTGAAGCTCCGCTTAAAAAACTCCACAGCCCATCACCAAGTAAAAACTCTTCTTGCTCCATTTCACCTCAAAACTTTACACCAACATAACCTCTTCTTCGACACCCCAACTTCCTCACTCTACTCTCAACGCACCGTTTTGCGTCTCCGATTTCTTGATAAAGACACTCGTTGTATTGTGTCCCTTAAGTCCAAGGCCTCTTTAATTAACGGAGTGAGCCGCGTGGAAGAAGACGAGGAAGAACTAGACCCGGTGATGGCGAAAGATTGTGTTCAGAATACGTTGAAGTTGTTTGATTTGGATTCTAGGGTTGTGAAGAGAGTGAAAGAGGAGTTTGGGGTGGAGAATGAAATGGGGTTGGTGTGTTTGGGGGGTTTTGAGAATGTGCGGGAAGTTTATGATTGGAAAGGATTGAAATTGGAGGTTGATGAGACTAAGTATGAGTTTGGAATTAGTTATGAGGTGGAGTGTGAGAGTGAAGATCCTGAGGGGGTGAAGAGATTGCTTGAGGAGTATTTGAATGAAAATGGGATTGAATATGAGTACTCTGAGAAATCCAAGTTTGCTGTCTTTAGAGCTGGGAAGCTGCCTTGA
- the LOC123200045 gene encoding glutamic acid-rich protein-like: MEAGSCSCSEKRLWALSVMEAFMIEAVVHVYESLTCLVLLTGQLLNDIDGLPKLKLIDESFSLDELHKRECPESDIKDASETEEDDDEDEDNADEQDDDEDDEDFSGEEEGEEGDPEDDPEANGDGGSEDDDEDDDGDEDDADEDEDEDEEEDEEDEEDAQPPSKKRK; encoded by the exons ATGGAGGCGGGGAGTTGCAGCTGTTCGGAAAAGAGATTGTGGGCACTCTCTGTCATGGAGGCTTTTATGATTGAGGCTGTTGTTCATGTTTACGAGTCTCTCACTTGCCTTGTCTTGCTG ACAGGACAATTGCTGAATGATATCGATGGAttaccaaaattgaaattaattgatGAGAG TTTTTCTTTGGATGAACTTCACAAAAGGGAATGCCCTGAGTCGGATATTAAAGATGCTAGTGAAACAGAGGAAGATGACGATGAAGATGAGGATAATGCCGATGAACAGGATGATGACGAAGATGATGAAGATTTCTCTGGTGAAGAAGAAGGGGAGGAAGGGGATCCTGAGGATGATCCTGAGGCCAATGGTGATGGAGGAAGTGAGGAcgatgatgaggatgatgatggtgatgaagatgatgcggatgaagacgaagatgaagacgaGGAGGAGGATGAGGAAGATGAGGAGGACGCCCAACCACCTTCTAAAAAGAGAAAGTGA